CTAAGCGCGGTGGTGAGAATGGTTCACTGGGCGGACTACATGGCCGAGAAGATAATCAGGGAAAGGGGCGACAAGGAGGAGTACGTCGTCGAGAGCGGGATAACCCCGAGCGGTTACGTTCACATAGGCAACTTCCGCGAGTTTTTTACTGCCTACATCGTTGGGCATGCCCTGAGGGACAGGGGCAAGAAGGTTCGCCACATCCACATGTGGGACGACTACGACAGGTTTAGGAAAGTGCCGAAGAACGTCCCGCCTGAGTGGAGGGAGCACCTCACGAAGCCCGTTCGCGAGGTTCCCGATCCCTGGGGCTGCCACGACAGCTACGCCGAGCACTTCATGAGCCTCTTTGAGGAGGAGGTCTCAAAGCTAGGCATCGAGGTTGACTTCCTCCACGCCTACGAGCTGTACAAGAGCGGTGAGTACGCGGAGGAGGTTAAGCTGGCTCTCGCGAAGAAGGACGAGATAAAGGCCATTCTCGACGAATTCCGCGACAGGGCCAAGCAGCCGCACCTTGAGGATTCCTGGCAGCCGGTGATGGTTTACTGCCCCCACTGCAGGAAGGAGGCGGAGTTTGTCTCCTGGGACGGCGAATGGAAAGTCCACTATAAGTGTCCGCACTGCGGCGCTGAGGGCGAGACGGACATAAGGGAAGGCAACGTGAAACTTAGATGGCGCGTTGACTGGCCAATGAGGTGGGCGCACTTTAAGGTTGACTTCGAGCCGGCTGGAAAGGACCACCTTGCCGCTGGAAGCTCCTACGACACCGGAAGGGAGATAGTTGAGAAGGTCTTCGGCTGGAAGGCGCCGCTCACGCTCATGTACGAGTTCGTCGGCATAAAGGGCCAGAAGGGCAAGATGTCTGGAAGCAAGGGCAACGTTATCCTCCTGAGCGATCTATTCGAGGTTCTTGAGCCCGGGATAATCCGCTTCATCTATGCCAAGGCTAGGCCGAACAAGGAGCTTAAGATCGACCTCGGCCTCGGCCTGCTCAACCTCTACGACGAGTTCGACAAGGTTGAGCGCATCTACTTCGGCCTTGAGAAGGCGAAGAATCCGGAGGAAGAGGAAGAACTCAAGAGAACCTACGAACTGTCAATGCCAAAGCTGCCCGATAGGCTGATCGCACAGGCACCCTTCAGGTTCCTGGTTACGCTCGTCCAGATGCCCCACCTCGATGAGGAGGGGATAATACGGATTCTTCAGGAGCAGGGCCACGTTTCGGAGAAGCTAACCGAAGAAGACATTGAGAGGATAAGGCTCCGCATAAGGCTCGCCAAGAACTGGGTTGAGAAGTACGCGCCGGAGGACGTTAAGTTCAGCCTGCTTGAAAAGCCCCCTGAAATTGAACTTGAACCAGAGGTTAGAGAGGCTATGCTTGAAGTTGCCGAGTGGCTGGAAACCCACGAGAAGTTCACCGTTGACGAGCTGAACAACGTCATCTTCGACGCCGCCAAGAAGCGCGGAATCCCAAGCAAGAAGTGGTTCAAGGCCCTCTACAACGTCTTCATCGGCAAGGACCGCGGCCCGAGGCTCGCACCTTTCCTGGCCTCTCTGGAGAAGGAGTTCGTGGTAAGGCGCCTCCGTATGGAGGCATGACCGGCAGCCTTTTAACTTTCCTCTCCTTACCCCTTTCTCGGTGCTTCCTATGAGGACCTATCGGGCGAGGATTCTGAGCTTTGAAAACCCATCTTCTCCCTCCGAATACAGATACATGTCAGTGAACGATGAAGGACACATCGTGGCTCTCTCAAGGGAGAAGCCCGCTATTACTGGTGAACTGGTCGATTACTCCGAGTATCTGATACTTCCGGGCTTCATTGACACCCACATCCACCTTCCCCAGCTCCACGAGAGGGCAAGGATAAGCGGCTCCCTCCTGGAGTGGCTTGAGAGGTACATTTTTCCCGCCGAGGGGAGGGTTGCAGACCCGAACTTCGCCCGGGAAGTTAACGAGGAGTTCTTCAGCCTCCTCCTCAGGAACGGGACAACCACCGCGGTGGTCTTTTCCTCCTCCCACAGGGAGGCAACGGAGATAGCCTTTGAGGAAGCTATGAAGAGCGGAATCCGCGCCGTTATCGGTCAGGTTCTCATGGACATGAACGGTCCGGGGGAGCTACTCACGACGCCTGAGAGGGCTGTTGAGGACATCAAAGCCGTTGCATCGAGGTGGCACGGCTTTGACGGCAGGCTCTTCTACGCCGTAACGCCGCGCTTTGCGGTGAGCTGTACGATGGAGCTTATGAGGGCATCCGCTGAGGTTGCCCGTGAGATGAACCTCTACGTCCAGACACACCTGTCGGAGCAGGTTGGTGAAATCGAGGAAGTCCTGAGGCTTTTTCCGGACGCGGAGTCCTACACGGACGTTTACCTCAGGGCGGGTCTTCTCGGCGAGAGGACGATAGTGGCGCACGCCATCCATCTGAGCGACCGCGAGAGGAAGATGCTCGCGGATACAGGGACGAAGGTGGCCCACTGCCCATCCTCCAACTTCTTCCTCCACAGCGGTGTTATGGATCTTAAAGCCCAGGAGAAGGCCGGATTAACGGTCTCCCTCGGTTCAGACGTCGGGGCTGGCCCTTTCCTCTCGATGCTCGAGGTGATGAGGGATGCGTACTACGCCAACCCAATGGGTCCCTTCAAGGCATTCCACCTGCTCACCATGGGCGGTGCGAGGGCGCTGGGGATGGAAGACAGGATAGGAAGCCTTGAAGCCGGAAAGGAGGCTGACTTTGTCGTCATCGACCCCGAGCCGCTGGCGGGAACCGGGGGCGAGCTTGAAGTCCTTCTCTCAAGGCTTATGATACTGGGAGACGAGCGGAACGTAACGGCGAGGTACGTGCGCGGGAGGAAGCTGTGGCCTTCCTAATCTTTAAAAACGTCAAGGTCACATAGCCTACGGTGGTGCTCGTGGAGTTCAACCTCATAATAACCGGTGTCGGCGGTCAGGGTGGATTAACCCTCTCGAGAATAGTCGGAAACGCGGCCATGCACGAGGGCTACAACGTTAGAATAGGCGAGACCCTCGGGATGAGCCAGCGCTACGGAAGCGTTCTGAGCTACCTTCGCTTCGGGGAGGAGGTTTACTCACCCCTCATCGAGGAGGGAGAGGCCGACCTAATGCTCGCCCTCGAACCCGCTGAGGCTTTGAGGAACGCGCGCTTCCTTGGAAAGGACAGTCACGCGATAATAAACGCCTACCCGATTCACACCGCTACCACCCTAGTGGGCAAGGAGCGCTATCCAGAGCTGGACGAGATAAGGGAAGCGATAGGCAAAATCTGCCCCGTCCATATGCTCAACTTCCAGAGGGAGGCGGATAAAATTAATCCAAGAACGCTCGGCGTCCTGATGCTCGGCTACGCCTTCGGAAAGGGACTCGTCCCTCTCAAAAAGGAGAGCCTCTATGAGGGCATCAGAACGACCCTCCGCGAGAGGTTCTGGGAGGTAAACTTCAGGGCCCTTGAGAGAGGGATTGAGCTGGCTCGGGAATGAACTCCTTTTCTCATCTGTTGTATTTTCTGAAGAAGGCGTAGAATATAACCGTCGCAACCACGTAGAGGACGGCGGTTGCATAGAATGGATAGCTCAGCGAGGTTCCGAAGAGTATCCCGCCGACGTAGTTTCCCCCGCCGCGCATGAACGTCGAGAATGCTCTCCTTATCCCAGCGGCTGTGGCTTTTTCTTCCGTCGAGAAGAAGCCCATCATGAAGGAGTCGTTTATGGGCCAGACTATGTTCATCAGTATCGAGCGGAGCACGTAGAGGAACGCCGCGAGGAGAAATGTCTCTATTGAGGGAAATATCGCGAAGAGGAACGCTGCCGTGCTCTGGAATGAAGTTATCACCTTAACCGGCCCTATCCGGTAAACCAGTTTCGGTAATCCAAACGAACCGAGCCCCATGGCCAGCTGCTGGAAGAAGAATATGCCGCTTATGGCCGCGAGCGTCTGGCCGAAGCGCAGGTTGAAGTAGAGGCTCATGTAAGGTATCGTTATCCCCGCTCCGAAGCCTATGAGCGCGCTCGGAAGCGAGAACTTGAGTATTTTGATGACGAGCCCGCGGTTCCAGTTTATGCGAGGGTTCTTCACGGGGACGTCGCTTATCAGCAGAAGCGCCGGAATGACGAGGGCGAACTGCAGGAGGGCGAGGGAAATAACCAGCCTGTACGCTATTCCTTCAGTTAATCCAAGACTCATGAAGAACTCGGGCGCGAAGCCCGCTATCAGAACACCAAGCGCGTTGAATATGGTTCCCAGCCCAAAGCTTATCGAGAAGGCGTGGTGCCTCTTCTCGTCTCCCACCTCCTCGCTTAGGAGCGCCGAGAAGTTCGGCTGTCTCAGCCCCATGTTGGCTCCAACCAGAAGGAAGCCGATCATCAGGACGTAGGTGTTGAGCGCGAGAACCTGCAGAACCCTGCCCGTTAGGCCGAGAAGTGCGCTCAGGAGGAGAGTCTTCCTGTAGCCAAGTTTCAGGGAGATCTGGCCCGCGAGGAGAAAGAACAGCCCTCCTGTGAACGTCTGGATGGAGAAGAAGGTCCCCATAGCGGACATTCCGTAGCCGAGGGCCTTCAGGTAGAAGGGCATTATGAAGACCGAGAACTGGAGGAAGAGCTGACCGGCCGCGTTCGCAGCGATGAGTATCTTCGCGTCCCTGCCGTAATCCTGGAGCATGTCCTAACCTAAATCTTAGCGTTTATAAGTCTATCGAAGTGAAGCCTTTTATCTTTCCGCGGGTTCTATATATCGGTGGTGGTATCTATGGAGTTCAGGAAGATCCAATTTACCGGCAGGAGTTCATACATAATCTCCCTTCCAAAGAAGTGGGTCCGTGAGCACGGCCTCGGCCAGGGTGATGTTGTTCCCCTCTCTATAAACCCGGACGGTAGCATAACCATCTTTCCCAAGGAACCGAGGGAAGTGAGTGAGAGGAAGGTTCTCACGATCTCGCGCGAGTATTCCCCGGACATGGCGGTGAGGCTGGTTATCTCCGCCTACATCCAGGGCTACGACGTCCTTGAGATAAACCTCTCGGAGGAGATGCCCCTCTACAAGGTCAAGATAAGGAAGGTCCTCCAGAGCCTCCCAGGGGTCGAGATAATCCTCGACGAACCCCAGAGGATAGTGGCCAAGAGCCTCCTCGACGAGGAGGAGATAAACCTGGCCGAACTGCTCAGCAGGATACGCTCCCTTGTCATCTCCATGCTCGGCGACCTGGAGCTTCTAATAGCCTCGCCCGACGACGGAGAGATCCTCAGGGATATAAACGACCTTGAGAACGAGCTGGACAGGTTCTACTTCCTCATAATTCGGGCCGTCAACAGGCTCCTCAGCAAGCGCGGTGTCACCGAGGAGAGCGGCATAATCCGGAGAACCTTCGATCTGCTCGGCATACTCTTCATCGTCAGGAACATCGAGAGGATAGGCGACCACATCACGAGAATAGCCGAGAACCCGAGCGAGATCAACGTTCCCTACCTCAAGGAGAAGTTTGGCCAGATGATGGCTCAGATAGAGGAGCGCGACCTGGGCAGGATAGACAGACTCATGCTTGAACTCAAGGATGAGATACGCTCGATAGACTACCGCCAGTCCATAGCGATGGAAAGCTACCGCAGGATTCTGGAGTACC
This window of the Thermococcus siculi genome carries:
- the guaD gene encoding guanine deaminase, which gives rise to MRTYRARILSFENPSSPSEYRYMSVNDEGHIVALSREKPAITGELVDYSEYLILPGFIDTHIHLPQLHERARISGSLLEWLERYIFPAEGRVADPNFAREVNEEFFSLLLRNGTTTAVVFSSSHREATEIAFEEAMKSGIRAVIGQVLMDMNGPGELLTTPERAVEDIKAVASRWHGFDGRLFYAVTPRFAVSCTMELMRASAEVAREMNLYVQTHLSEQVGEIEEVLRLFPDAESYTDVYLRAGLLGERTIVAHAIHLSDRERKMLADTGTKVAHCPSSNFFLHSGVMDLKAQEKAGLTVSLGSDVGAGPFLSMLEVMRDAYYANPMGPFKAFHLLTMGGARALGMEDRIGSLEAGKEADFVVIDPEPLAGTGGELEVLLSRLMILGDERNVTARYVRGRKLWPS
- a CDS encoding MFS transporter; translation: MLQDYGRDAKILIAANAAGQLFLQFSVFIMPFYLKALGYGMSAMGTFFSIQTFTGGLFFLLAGQISLKLGYRKTLLLSALLGLTGRVLQVLALNTYVLMIGFLLVGANMGLRQPNFSALLSEEVGDEKRHHAFSISFGLGTIFNALGVLIAGFAPEFFMSLGLTEGIAYRLVISLALLQFALVIPALLLISDVPVKNPRINWNRGLVIKILKFSLPSALIGFGAGITIPYMSLYFNLRFGQTLAAISGIFFFQQLAMGLGSFGLPKLVYRIGPVKVITSFQSTAAFLFAIFPSIETFLLAAFLYVLRSILMNIVWPINDSFMMGFFSTEEKATAAGIRRAFSTFMRGGGNYVGGILFGTSLSYPFYATAVLYVVATVIFYAFFRKYNR
- a CDS encoding phosphate signaling complex PhoU family protein; amino-acid sequence: MEFRKIQFTGRSSYIISLPKKWVREHGLGQGDVVPLSINPDGSITIFPKEPREVSERKVLTISREYSPDMAVRLVISAYIQGYDVLEINLSEEMPLYKVKIRKVLQSLPGVEIILDEPQRIVAKSLLDEEEINLAELLSRIRSLVISMLGDLELLIASPDDGEILRDINDLENELDRFYFLIIRAVNRLLSKRGVTEESGIIRRTFDLLGILFIVRNIERIGDHITRIAENPSEINVPYLKEKFGQMMAQIEERDLGRIDRLMLELKDEIRSIDYRQSIAMESYRRILEYLENIGETIINMALS
- a CDS encoding indolepyruvate oxidoreductase subunit beta, whose product is MEFNLIITGVGGQGGLTLSRIVGNAAMHEGYNVRIGETLGMSQRYGSVLSYLRFGEEVYSPLIEEGEADLMLALEPAEALRNARFLGKDSHAIINAYPIHTATTLVGKERYPELDEIREAIGKICPVHMLNFQREADKINPRTLGVLMLGYAFGKGLVPLKKESLYEGIRTTLRERFWEVNFRALERGIELARE
- the lysS gene encoding lysine--tRNA ligase, whose translation is MVHWADYMAEKIIRERGDKEEYVVESGITPSGYVHIGNFREFFTAYIVGHALRDRGKKVRHIHMWDDYDRFRKVPKNVPPEWREHLTKPVREVPDPWGCHDSYAEHFMSLFEEEVSKLGIEVDFLHAYELYKSGEYAEEVKLALAKKDEIKAILDEFRDRAKQPHLEDSWQPVMVYCPHCRKEAEFVSWDGEWKVHYKCPHCGAEGETDIREGNVKLRWRVDWPMRWAHFKVDFEPAGKDHLAAGSSYDTGREIVEKVFGWKAPLTLMYEFVGIKGQKGKMSGSKGNVILLSDLFEVLEPGIIRFIYAKARPNKELKIDLGLGLLNLYDEFDKVERIYFGLEKAKNPEEEEELKRTYELSMPKLPDRLIAQAPFRFLVTLVQMPHLDEEGIIRILQEQGHVSEKLTEEDIERIRLRIRLAKNWVEKYAPEDVKFSLLEKPPEIELEPEVREAMLEVAEWLETHEKFTVDELNNVIFDAAKKRGIPSKKWFKALYNVFIGKDRGPRLAPFLASLEKEFVVRRLRMEA